In Selenomonas dianae, a genomic segment contains:
- a CDS encoding NAD(P)-dependent oxidoreductase gives MKKIGFIGLGIMGAAMAGHLMDAGYELSVYNRTKSKADALVARGAKYCESPGACAHGQDAVITIVGYPKDVEEIYLGANGILANLTEGAYTADMTTSSPALAERIYAEAKKRDIHALDAPVTGGDMGARNATLNILVGGDEEAFKEMLPVFAAMGKNIVYEGGAGAGQKTKAANQIAIAGALAGACEAFAYARAAGLDLEKVYASISGGAAASFQMSNMVRMALDGNFAPGFMIKHFVKDMAIGAETGKAYGATLPVLEQVLREARAIEERGGGADGTQSLLKYYE, from the coding sequence ATGAAAAAAATTGGCTTTATCGGGCTTGGCATCATGGGCGCAGCGATGGCGGGACATCTCATGGATGCAGGCTACGAGCTCAGCGTCTACAACCGCACGAAATCCAAGGCGGACGCACTCGTCGCGCGCGGTGCAAAATACTGTGAAAGTCCCGGCGCATGTGCACATGGCCAGGATGCTGTCATCACCATCGTCGGCTATCCGAAGGATGTGGAGGAGATCTACCTCGGCGCAAACGGCATCCTCGCAAATCTGACGGAGGGCGCATACACCGCCGATATGACGACCTCCTCCCCCGCCCTTGCCGAGCGTATCTATGCGGAGGCAAAAAAACGCGACATCCATGCGCTCGACGCCCCCGTCACAGGCGGCGACATGGGGGCACGCAATGCCACGCTGAACATCCTCGTCGGCGGAGATGAAGAGGCATTCAAGGAAATGCTGCCTGTCTTTGCCGCAATGGGCAAAAACATTGTCTACGAGGGCGGCGCAGGTGCGGGACAAAAGACCAAGGCGGCGAATCAGATCGCCATCGCGGGTGCGCTTGCGGGTGCGTGCGAGGCATTTGCCTATGCACGCGCAGCAGGACTTGACCTTGAGAAGGTCTACGCCTCCATCTCGGGCGGCGCGGCGGCGAGCTTCCAGATGAGCAACATGGTACGCATGGCGCTCGACGGCAACTTTGCCCCCGGCTTTATGATCAAGCACTTCGTCAAAGATATGGCAATCGGCGCAGAGACGGGAAAGGCTTACGGCGCGACGCTCCCCGTCCTTGAGCAGGTGCTCCGCGAGGCACGTGCCATCGAGGAGCGCGGCGGCGGAGCGGACGGCACGCAGAGCTTGCTGAAGTATTACGAGTAA
- a CDS encoding thiamine phosphate synthase, translated as MCSKFDLSAYLVIGSENTHGRSVARVVAEAVCAGFTFVQIREKGADAREVIELTRAAADVIAAQEKSDAVTLVVNDRLDVVLAAREQGIKVDGVHVGQTDIPPDVCRKYLGADAVVGLSARTTELLDYVSHCDTACIDYFGAGPLHATPTKPEAGRTASGAIVTRSFDELAELHRVSPVPVVVGGGVKAADLPALKATGVEGFFVVSAVAGAEHPYSAAEELVELWRA; from the coding sequence ATGTGTAGTAAATTTGATCTGTCCGCCTATCTTGTGATTGGCTCTGAGAACACGCACGGACGCTCCGTGGCGCGTGTTGTCGCAGAGGCTGTTTGCGCGGGCTTCACCTTTGTTCAGATTCGGGAAAAGGGCGCGGATGCCCGCGAGGTGATCGAGCTCACGCGTGCGGCGGCGGATGTGATCGCTGCGCAGGAGAAGTCGGATGCTGTGACACTCGTTGTCAATGATCGTCTGGATGTTGTACTCGCGGCGCGGGAGCAGGGGATCAAGGTGGATGGCGTGCACGTCGGACAGACGGACATCCCGCCCGATGTTTGCCGCAAATATCTCGGTGCGGATGCGGTTGTCGGTCTCTCCGCACGTACAACGGAGCTGCTCGACTACGTGTCGCACTGCGATACTGCGTGCATCGACTACTTCGGTGCGGGCCCGCTGCACGCGACGCCGACAAAGCCCGAGGCGGGGCGTACCGCCTCGGGCGCAATTGTGACGCGCAGTTTCGATGAGCTTGCGGAGCTGCACCGCGTCAGCCCCGTACCCGTAGTTGTAGGCGGCGGGGTCAAGGCGGCGGATTTACCTGCCCTCAAAGCGACGGGCGTGGAGGGCTTCTTTGTCGTCAGTGCCGTTGCGGGGGCGGAGCATCCGTACAGTGCCGCAGAGGAGTTGGTGGAGTTGTGGCGTGCTTAG
- the rbr gene encoding rubrerythrin — protein sequence MELKGSQTEKNLWAAFAGESQAHTKYLYYASQAKKDGYVQISNIFTETAVNEKAHAKIWFKLVHGVGDTKANLADAASGENEEWTSMYPEFARVAREEGFDKIARLFDAVGKIEKEHDARYKLLLQKVDEGTVFARDEKIIWQCLNCGYVCESPKAPMKCPVCDHPQSFFQQVVQNY from the coding sequence ATGGAACTCAAGGGATCACAGACCGAAAAGAACCTCTGGGCGGCATTTGCCGGCGAATCGCAGGCGCACACGAAGTATCTCTACTACGCGTCGCAGGCGAAGAAGGACGGCTATGTTCAGATCTCGAACATCTTCACGGAGACGGCAGTCAACGAGAAGGCGCACGCAAAGATCTGGTTCAAGCTCGTGCATGGTGTCGGTGACACAAAGGCGAACCTCGCGGACGCCGCCTCCGGAGAGAATGAGGAGTGGACGAGCATGTACCCCGAGTTCGCGCGCGTGGCACGTGAGGAAGGGTTCGACAAGATTGCGCGTCTCTTTGATGCTGTCGGCAAGATTGAGAAGGAGCACGATGCCCGCTACAAACTCCTCCTGCAGAAGGTGGATGAGGGCACGGTCTTCGCACGTGATGAGAAGATCATTTGGCAGTGCCTCAACTGCGGCTATGTCTGCGAGAGCCCGAAGGCACCGATGAAGTGCCCGGTCTGTGACCACCCGCAGTCCTTCTTCCAGCAGGTTGTGCAGAACTACTGA